In bacterium, the sequence CCGAGTCGCTCGGGCTTCGGATCCGATGTTGGGGGATCCGGACCGAGGCGGAGCTGCACCGCGCCGTCGAGCTCGGCGCGATCGGCGCGACGGTCGACTGGCCGGGACGCGCGCGAGAGCTGCTGACCGAGGCGGCCTGATGGGCTTCGTCAGCCGTCCTCGGGCGCGCGCACCCAGATCCAGCCTTCGTGCTCGACGCGCTCGCGATCGGCTTTCTCCGGCGGGACGCCCTCGCCCGCCAGGAAGTCGGCCCCGGCCAGCACGCACAGGACCGCGTCCAGCACGTGGTCGCTCGCGCGCGCGGCGGCACGGAGCGACGGACCGGGATCGATCTCTTCCGACAGCGCGTCGAGGAGCGCCGCGCGATGTTCCTGCTCCGCGTGACCCTTTCCCTTGTACCCGACGTCGGACAGGCCCCGCGCGCGAAGCGTCACCGCGGGATAGACCTCGATCGTCCGGACCCGCGCACGCTCCCTGGGCTTCCACGCGAGCGGAATCGACGCACCGGTCCGCTCGCGCACCCCGGCGAGCAGCGCGAGCGCGGAGTGCGCCGTCCGTGCGATCAGGTTCGAGCCGACGTCGAGCGGGCGCTTCCCGAAGATCGCGTGGACCCGATCGTCGGTCAGGCGACGGAACACGTCGTGGGCGGCGACTTCGATCGCGTCCCCCGCGCGATGATTCGCGAGCGCGCGCCCCATGGCCATCGGCCAGCCGAGCGGCGCGTCGACGGCAACGAGCGTCGGACCCGCGCACCAGTCGGCGACCACGTCGATCGCGTGCGCGTTGCTCGAGGGCGTGAGCGCTTCGTCGATCGCGAGGGCGCCCCGCTCCCAACGGCCGAGGGCGAGACCGACGTTCCTGGCCTGGGTGGCGGCGTCGATGCCGATGACGGTGTGCATGGACGCGGACTCTATCCGCCCTGGCCCGCCTCCGCGGCCGCGACGCCCGCGAGATAGCCGCCGGTCCACGCGTTCTGGAAATTGAAGCCACCGGTGATCCCGTCGACGTCGGTGACTTCGCCGGCGAAGTAGAGACCCGGGCAGCGGCGGCTCTCCATGGTCTTCGGGTCGATCTCGTCGAGCCGGACGCCGCCGCAGGTCACGAACTCGTCCTTGTTCAGGTTCTTCCCTGCGACCTCGAACGCGCCGCGCGTGAGCTGCGCCACGAGCGCCTTGCGCTGGGCCTTCGTGAGCTCCGCCCAGTTCTGTCCGTCGGTGACCCCCGACGCGTCGAGGAAACGAACCCAGAGGCGCTTCGGGATCTCCGGAAAGGGCGAGCGCGTCTCCATCTTCTGTCTACCGGCACGCTCGCGCTGGCCCTGCAGTATCGCCGCGACGTCGACCCCCGGCAGCCAGTTCACCTCGAGCGTGAAGCGATAGCCGGTCGCGGCGAGCTCCCGCGCGCCCCACGCCGACAACCGGAGGATGGCCGGACCGCTCACACCGACGTGCGTGATCTGGAGCGGCCCCTGCGTGACGAGCTTCATCCCCTGGACGCGACACTCGGTCTCGACGACGGCGATCCCGGGCAGGTCCGCGAGGCGGGGGTCGTCGATCTTGAAGGCAAAGAGCGACGGGACGGCGGGCTCGAGCGAGTGACCGAGCTGCCCCGCGAGCCGAGCTCCCGCCGCGACACGCGTCCCGCCGGTCGCGATCAGGACCCGGCGCGCTTCGAGGGTCTCGCCGCGCTCGGTCTCGAGGACGAAGCCCTCGGGTCGGCGCGCGATCGACTTGATCCCGCTTCGCGTCCGAACCTCGACGCCGGCGCGACCCGCTGCTTCTTCGAGGCAGTCGATGACCGTCTGCGAGTCGTCGGTCGTCGGGAACATGCGCCCGTCTTCCTGGGTCCACAGCTCGACCCCGCGCGTGCGGAACCACTCGATCGTGTCCTCGGCCCCGAAGCGATGGAGCGGCCCGAGGAGCGCCTTCGCGCCGCGCGGGTAGGACTTCGTGAACTCCCGCGGCTCGAAGCAGGCGTGGGTGACGTTGCAGCGCCCACCCCCGGAGATCTTGACCTTGCCGAGGGTCCGCGCCGCGCGCTCGACGATCAGGGTCGAGCCGCCGCCGTGCTCGGCGTGGGTGATCGCGCCGAAGAAGCCGGCGGCGCCGCCACCGATGGTGATGAGGTCGTGGATCATGAGAGGGCTCGGACGTTCAGGTCCGGCCAGAGGGAAGCGTCGAAGGCGTGAAATCGCCACAGGAGGCTCCCGATCTATATCGCCGAAATATATTTACACTCTCGATATATTTTTGATACCGTGCCGCTCGTGACGAAGCCCTCCACCCGCCGCGAACGCCGCCGGCTCGAGATCCGGACCCGGATCCTCGAGGCAGCGGAGCAGCGCTTCCAGGCGAGCGGCTACCACTCGACGACCGTCGCCGAGATCTGCGAAGACGCCGACGTCGCGTACAAGACCTTCTTCAATCACTTCCCGTCGAAGCACGACGTCCTGAACGAGATCGAAGCGCGGGGACTCGAGACGCTGGTCGAGCTGCTCGCGCGCGTGTGCGACGAACCGGCGACGACCCGCGACCGGATTCTCCGCTTCTTCGGAGAGGCGGCGAACGACGCCGATGCCGCGGGGCCGATGAACCGCGAGCTGCTCGCCGAGATGATCCACAGCGCCCACGTTCGGGGTGACGAGTCCGCGCAGATCCGGCGCGTGGTCGCCGAGATGGAACGACTCGTCCAGATCGGTCTCGACCAGGGAGATGTTCGCACCGACAGACCGGTCGAGACGCTCGCCGAGTTGATTCGGGGCAGCTACTACGTGCTGATGATCAGCTTCGGCAACCTCGACGACTACCCGATCGTCGACCGCGCGCGCGCCCTCGGCGCGCTGGTCGCCGACGGGATCGTGACCGACGGCGCGTCGGCTTGAAGGAAACACCATGTTCGACCTCGTGATCAAGAACGGCATGGTCGTCGACGGGACCGGGGCCTCACGCCGGATCGCCGACGTCGGCGTCGAGGCGGGACGAATCGCGGCCCTCGGACGGATCGACGCGACGGAGGGGCGCCGCGTGATCGACGCCGAAGGCTTCGTCGTCGCCCCCGGACTGATCGACGCCCATACCCACTACGACCCGCAGCTGACTCTCGACCCCTTCGCCTCGTCCTCCTGCTTCCACGGCGTGACGTCGGTCGTCGCCGGAAACTGCGGCTTCGCGCTCGCGCCGACCCGCGCTGCCGATCGCGAAGCCATCAAGCAGATCTTCTCCCGCGTCGAGGAAATCGACCTCGCCGTGCTCGACCGGATTCCCTGGGACTTCGAATCGTTCCCCGAGTTCCTGGCAGCACGCGATCGGAACCTGGGCGTGAACGCGGCGTTCTACGTCGGACACTCGAACCTCCGCGTCTGGGCAGCGGGAGAAGCCGCCTACGAACGGGAATCGACCGAGAGCGAGATCGCGGAGATGCGC encodes:
- a CDS encoding DUF429 domain-containing protein, translating into MHTVIGIDAATQARNVGLALGRWERGALAIDEALTPSSNAHAIDVVADWCAGPTLVAVDAPLGWPMAMGRALANHRAGDAIEVAAHDVFRRLTDDRVHAIFGKRPLDVGSNLIARTAHSALALLAGVRERTGASIPLAWKPRERARVRTIEVYPAVTLRARGLSDVGYKGKGHAEQEHRAALLDALSEEIDPGPSLRAAARASDHVLDAVLCVLAGADFLAGEGVPPEKADRERVEHEGWIWVRAPEDG
- a CDS encoding NAD(P)/FAD-dependent oxidoreductase, whose translation is MIHDLITIGGGAAGFFGAITHAEHGGGSTLIVERAARTLGKVKISGGGRCNVTHACFEPREFTKSYPRGAKALLGPLHRFGAEDTIEWFRTRGVELWTQEDGRMFPTTDDSQTVIDCLEEAAGRAGVEVRTRSGIKSIARRPEGFVLETERGETLEARRVLIATGGTRVAAGARLAGQLGHSLEPAVPSLFAFKIDDPRLADLPGIAVVETECRVQGMKLVTQGPLQITHVGVSGPAILRLSAWGARELAATGYRFTLEVNWLPGVDVAAILQGQRERAGRQKMETRSPFPEIPKRLWVRFLDASGVTDGQNWAELTKAQRKALVAQLTRGAFEVAGKNLNKDEFVTCGGVRLDEIDPKTMESRRCPGLYFAGEVTDVDGITGGFNFQNAWTGGYLAGVAAAEAGQGG
- a CDS encoding TetR/AcrR family transcriptional regulator → MTKPSTRRERRRLEIRTRILEAAEQRFQASGYHSTTVAEICEDADVAYKTFFNHFPSKHDVLNEIEARGLETLVELLARVCDEPATTRDRILRFFGEAANDADAAGPMNRELLAEMIHSAHVRGDESAQIRRVVAEMERLVQIGLDQGDVRTDRPVETLAELIRGSYYVLMISFGNLDDYPIVDRARALGALVADGIVTDGASA